In Deinococcus psychrotolerans, the genomic window GATTCCGGTGGCTCTCCGGGTGGTGCTGCGCGGCCAGCCCAAGCCCGAAGCGTACCTCCGTTTTGGACAGGCTGTCGCGGGGCCAGATTTGCCGGAAGCGCTTCAAGCTGAGCTTGATCTGCTGGACGCCGAACTGCTCGGCAGCGACCCGGAGCAGCCGCTGGCGGGATATTTGCGCTTGACCGGCGGGCCGAGTGTACGTGACGGACAACCGGACTTGGCGACACGTTGGCTGGCTCGCCTGACGCGCTGAGCTACGAGAAACAGTTGACAAATTTCAAAACAGCACCGCCCTCGGCACAGCCGCGAGAGGGCGGTCAAGGTCTGGGGTTGAACAAATTTTTAAGGACGCTGCACCGACTGAGTAGGCACGACGCTATAAGCATCCGGCCCGAAATGTCCGCTGAGTTCCAGAATCAGCGCCGGGGCGGGGTGGGCGGCGTCCCAGTGGTGGATTTTACCCGTGTCGCGGTAGGGATCGAGCGCGGCTTGAAAGGCGTTCACATCGGAATAAAGTTTGAAATGTTTGGCTTCGTTGTCCATCCTAAATTGCACTTGACCGTCTTTGGCTTGGTTGACATTGCTTTTCAAGATGATATTGCCGCTGTTCAGTAACTCTCCCCCGGTTTTCTGACTTGTCCAGTCGCCAAAAACAGGTGTCACGAAAGCGTAGACGGCATCTTTTTTGAAAGTGCCTTTGAAGGTGATGTCGCTGGTGTTGCCGTTGGGTTCCAAGCTGTTCATGACACTTCCAGCATTGAGTTTCGGCCCTGACATGATCAACGTCAGCGTATAGAGATCGTTGAGCACCCGCCAGTCATCCGTTTCAAGGTGAATGTTGGTTGCCCCAGCCGTTAATGTGGGATTTGTCCAGCCCCTCACGCGCACGTTGGCCCCGGTGTTTTTGAGAGTAGAAACGAGCAAATCCGTGTGCAGATAGGTTTTGCCCTCTTGACTCAGCGTTGCGCCCTTCCACTGGGCCGTATTGAGCGGATACTGGGAGCGCGGCGCATCCGGTACGGTAAGAGTAGCGGCGTTCGGCGGGCCGCTGAGTTCGCCGCCCGCTGTTTTGATGGAGTCCATCAGTTGCTCAAAATTGAGGTAACTGGACGGCCACATATTCTCCACACTGCCGTAAATACTTTTGACCTGTGCCAATCCCTGCGGCAAGGTGGTGAGCAGGGTGGTCGCCAGCAGCAAACTCAGCGCACCCGCTTTGCCCAGTGCCGGAACGGTATGCACGCCCAGCATTCCGCCGCTGACCCGCACGGGCGTGCCGAGTTCGCGCAAAGTTTGGCGCTCGGCATCTTCGGAACTCAGACCGCCCAGCCGGAACTCGGCCACCCGCTCGTTGATGTGCCCCTGCAATTCGGTTTGCAGTTCGCGCCGCGCTCGGCCCCACAGTC contains:
- a CDS encoding permease prefix domain 1-containing protein, which encodes MKQTERYLRAATRGLWGRARRELQTELQGHINERVAEFRLGGLSSEDAERQTLRELGTPVRVSGGMLGVHTVPALGKAGALSLLLATTLLTTLPQGLAQVKSIYGSVENMWPSSYLNFEQLMDSIKTAGGELSGPPNAATLTVPDAPRSQYPLNTAQWKGATLSQEGKTYLHTDLLVSTLKNTGANVRVRGWTNPTLTAGATNIHLETDDWRVLNDLYTLTLIMSGPKLNAGSVMNSLEPNGNTSDITFKGTFKKDAVYAFVTPVFGDWTSQKTGGELLNSGNIILKSNVNQAKDGQVQFRMDNEAKHFKLYSDVNAFQAALDPYRDTGKIHHWDAAHPAPALILELSGHFGPDAYSVVPTQSVQRP